One genomic segment of uncultured Desulfobacter sp. includes these proteins:
- a CDS encoding type II toxin-antitoxin system RelE/ParE family toxin, which yields MADKVHFHPKFKKQLTAMKSQTNAPSIAADRAGKIIEAMIKGRTSQASGLFRARSDTRVKNSWKYDLGAGYRLICIRTKQNIYVMHIGDHESCDTWLKNNSKKQPQKTEIKMTTFTIRENSKPFDFKTVRSPERNPDFDDQYLRPIPQEYLRKVFCGLVAG from the coding sequence ATGGCTGACAAAGTCCACTTTCATCCCAAATTTAAAAAACAGCTTACGGCAATGAAAAGCCAGACCAATGCCCCATCCATTGCTGCAGACCGTGCCGGAAAAATAATTGAGGCCATGATTAAAGGCCGGACATCACAGGCATCCGGACTATTCAGGGCACGTTCGGATACCCGGGTAAAAAATTCCTGGAAATATGATCTTGGTGCAGGATACCGCCTGATCTGCATCCGCACCAAACAAAACATTTACGTCATGCATATAGGGGATCACGAAAGCTGTGATACCTGGCTGAAAAATAATTCAAAAAAACAACCCCAGAAGACTGAAATCAAGATGACCACCTTCACCATTCGTGAAAACTCGAAACCCTTTGATTTTAAGACAGTTCGATCGCCGGAGCGAAACCCTGATTTTGACGATCAATACCTGAGACCTATTCCCCAGGAATACCTGAGAAAAGTCTTCTGCGGGCTTGTGGCCGGTTGA
- a CDS encoding double-cubane-cluster-containing anaerobic reductase: protein MSEDYAPMWKSLGMDLNAHDALLSVLGQGYQAIYLTQKNRPEGMGYFDFVMSEVHGLRIKELLDEKKQNRKIIGSYCVFVPEEIVLAGGATLVGLCSGADFAVEEVEKHLPRNTCSLIKSSFGFKLGKVCPYLESADMIVGENTCDGKKKAYEIFAGMVDNLYVMDLPQVKSSQGRALLKEEFERFKTAVEELTGNKITVESLKEGIKVVNAKRAAVHRLATLRKADPAPISGLDALLANQVFFYDNPARFTESVNKICDELEVRIKEKQGAFPSKTPRILISGCPMAVPNWKLPWIIETSGAVIVGEESCVGERGARNLTDDSGQNLDELMGAVTDRYFKVDCAVFTPNQDRSDHIVEMAKAYGANGVIHYGLQFCQPYIMESIPVENRLEKLGIPCMRIETDYSMEDVGQLKTRVEAFIEQISD, encoded by the coding sequence ATGAGCGAAGATTATGCCCCTATGTGGAAAAGCCTTGGCATGGATTTAAACGCCCATGACGCATTACTAAGCGTTCTGGGTCAAGGGTACCAGGCTATTTACCTGACCCAGAAAAATCGCCCCGAAGGCATGGGGTATTTTGATTTTGTCATGAGCGAAGTCCATGGATTGCGGATAAAAGAGCTTTTGGACGAAAAGAAACAAAACCGCAAGATTATCGGCAGCTACTGTGTGTTTGTTCCCGAAGAGATCGTTCTTGCCGGCGGTGCTACCCTGGTCGGATTGTGTTCCGGTGCGGATTTTGCCGTTGAAGAAGTGGAAAAACATTTGCCCAGAAACACCTGCTCATTGATTAAGTCTTCCTTTGGCTTCAAACTTGGCAAGGTCTGTCCCTACCTTGAAAGCGCGGACATGATCGTGGGAGAAAACACCTGTGACGGCAAGAAAAAAGCATATGAGATTTTTGCCGGCATGGTGGACAACCTTTATGTCATGGATCTGCCCCAGGTGAAATCCAGCCAGGGCCGTGCGCTTCTAAAGGAAGAATTTGAACGGTTCAAAACAGCAGTAGAGGAACTGACCGGCAATAAAATCACCGTGGAATCCCTTAAGGAAGGAATTAAGGTGGTCAATGCCAAACGAGCCGCAGTGCACCGGCTGGCAACGTTAAGAAAGGCAGATCCCGCTCCCATTTCAGGCCTTGACGCACTTTTGGCAAATCAGGTTTTCTTCTACGACAATCCAGCCCGGTTCACCGAATCCGTGAACAAAATATGCGACGAACTTGAAGTACGGATTAAGGAAAAGCAGGGCGCATTTCCTTCGAAAACGCCTAGAATTCTTATCTCCGGCTGTCCCATGGCCGTACCCAATTGGAAACTGCCATGGATCATTGAAACCAGCGGTGCTGTAATCGTGGGCGAAGAATCCTGCGTGGGTGAACGGGGCGCCCGGAATCTGACCGATGATTCAGGGCAAAATCTGGATGAATTGATGGGGGCCGTCACGGACCGTTATTTCAAGGTGGACTGCGCTGTTTTTACCCCCAATCAGGACCGGAGCGACCATATTGTTGAAATGGCCAAAGCCTATGGCGCAAACGGTGTGATCCATTACGGTTTGCAGTTCTGTCAGCCTTATATTATGGAATCCATTCCTGTGGAAAATAGACTTGAAAAGTTAGGCATTCCATGTATGAGGATTGAAACCGACTATAGCATGGAGGACGTGGGGCAGCTTAAGACCCGGGTGGAAGCCTTTATAGAACAAATTTCAGACTAG
- a CDS encoding IscA/HesB family protein, which translates to MINVSKPAQEQVRTYFEGKKIEPIRIFLNTAGCGGPSLAMALDEKKETDDVFTFDDVEYIIDKDLLEKAGPVDIDFAGTGFRLESGLKPTGGCTGCSGGTCGG; encoded by the coding sequence ATGATCAATGTCAGTAAACCTGCCCAGGAACAAGTCAGGACGTACTTTGAAGGCAAAAAAATTGAGCCTATCAGAATCTTTCTAAATACAGCCGGATGCGGCGGACCAAGCCTTGCCATGGCTTTGGATGAAAAAAAAGAAACGGATGACGTATTTACCTTTGATGATGTGGAATACATCATAGACAAGGATCTTTTGGAAAAGGCAGGCCCGGTGGATATTGATTTCGCAGGAACCGGATTTCGTCTTGAATCAGGCCTGAAACCGACAGGCGGATGTACGGGTTGCAGCGGCGGGACATGCGGCGGTTAA
- the potB gene encoding spermidine/putrescine ABC transporter permease PotB: protein MKIADKTRLCIILLISGWFILFGITPLLLLVMTSFLTMDPADLVKFSFTLKAYSQLFIEPGYIIIFIRSFKLALITTLLCLGFGYPFAWYTARMPPKWRTSTLILLMIPFWTNSLVRTYAMRIVLGTHGILNKALLSIGLINTPLKIMYTDYAILAGLFYLMLPFMVLPLYATIEKLNFQLVEAARDLGAGAVNAFTKIIFPLTLPGIMAGCIMVFVPTMGLFYVASLLGGARRLLVGNLIQQQFLNARNWPLGSATSIVLIIFMAVMLIGYGLLLHRFSRERE from the coding sequence ATGAAAATTGCTGACAAAACCCGGCTCTGCATCATCCTGCTGATATCAGGATGGTTCATCCTGTTTGGTATCACGCCGCTGCTGCTGCTTGTCATGACAAGTTTTCTGACCATGGACCCGGCAGATCTGGTCAAATTTTCATTCACTTTAAAAGCGTATTCACAGCTGTTTATTGAGCCCGGCTATATTATTATTTTCATCCGTTCGTTTAAACTGGCGCTGATTACGACACTGCTGTGCCTGGGCTTTGGCTATCCCTTTGCCTGGTACACAGCCAGGATGCCGCCTAAATGGCGCACGTCGACCCTCATACTTCTGATGATTCCCTTCTGGACCAATTCCCTTGTCAGGACCTATGCCATGCGCATTGTGCTGGGTACCCATGGCATACTCAATAAAGCCCTTTTAAGTATAGGGCTGATAAACACCCCATTGAAAATCATGTACACGGATTATGCGATTTTGGCAGGACTTTTTTATCTGATGCTGCCTTTCATGGTGCTGCCGTTATATGCAACCATTGAAAAGCTGAACTTTCAACTGGTTGAAGCAGCACGGGATCTGGGCGCAGGTGCGGTCAATGCATTTACAAAAATTATCTTCCCCCTTACCCTGCCCGGTATTATGGCAGGCTGTATCATGGTGTTTGTCCCCACCATGGGGCTTTTCTATGTGGCCTCCCTTTTGGGCGGTGCACGCCGGCTGCTTGTGGGAAACCTGATCCAACAGCAGTTTCTCAATGCAAGGAACTGGCCCCTGGGCTCGGCAACCAGCATTGTACTGATTATTTTTATGGCGGTGATGCTGATCGGATACGGGCTGTTGTTACACCGTTTCAGCCGGGAAAGGGAATAA
- a CDS encoding extracellular solute-binding protein yields MKPLFKSLIILAAVLFAAIHAQAAEKIYVYNWTEYLPESVLAQFTKKTGIKVIYTTYDSNETMYAKLKLIKKDGYDVAVPSTYFVSKMGREGMLMKLDHTLLPNMQNLDPDLLNKDYDPSNNYSIPYMWGSTGIAVNTDEIPKEQITSWKDLWQTKFKGKLLLQDDLREVFHMALRIKGFSGNTTNPKEIEQAYLLLKDLMPNVLLFNSDSPRLPFLAGEVSIGMIWNGEAWMAQEENPAIQYVYPKEGASFWVDSFVIPQGARNPKGAHAFINFMMSPEVAKACVEEYGYPTPVKPAIALLDSNISSNRTIFPDAKVIKQGEFQNDVGQAIEIYQKYWEKLRTNN; encoded by the coding sequence ATGAAGCCTTTATTTAAATCTCTCATTATCCTTGCTGCGGTGTTGTTTGCCGCAATCCATGCCCAGGCCGCAGAAAAAATTTATGTCTACAACTGGACAGAATATCTGCCCGAATCAGTACTTGCACAATTCACCAAAAAAACCGGTATTAAAGTGATTTACACCACCTATGACAGCAATGAGACCATGTATGCCAAACTCAAGCTGATAAAAAAAGACGGGTATGATGTGGCTGTTCCCTCAACCTATTTTGTTTCAAAGATGGGAAGGGAAGGCATGCTCATGAAACTTGACCACACCCTTTTACCCAATATGCAGAACCTTGATCCGGATCTTTTGAACAAGGATTATGACCCAAGCAACAACTACTCCATTCCATATATGTGGGGGTCCACCGGCATTGCCGTAAACACTGACGAAATTCCCAAAGAACAAATCACATCATGGAAGGATCTGTGGCAAACCAAATTTAAAGGTAAACTGCTGCTACAGGACGATTTGCGGGAAGTGTTTCACATGGCGTTGCGCATTAAGGGGTTTTCCGGCAACACTACGAATCCCAAGGAGATTGAACAGGCCTACCTGTTGCTCAAGGATTTGATGCCCAATGTGCTGCTCTTCAACTCCGACTCCCCTAGACTCCCCTTTCTGGCAGGCGAAGTCAGCATCGGTATGATCTGGAATGGTGAAGCCTGGATGGCCCAGGAAGAAAACCCGGCAATCCAGTATGTATATCCCAAGGAAGGGGCAAGCTTCTGGGTGGACAGCTTTGTCATCCCCCAAGGGGCTAGAAACCCCAAAGGCGCCCATGCGTTTATAAACTTCATGATGAGCCCCGAAGTGGCCAAGGCCTGTGTTGAAGAATACGGGTACCCCACCCCGGTGAAACCGGCCATTGCCCTGCTGGATTCAAACATCAGCAGCAACCGGACCATCTTTCCTGACGCTAAGGTCATCAAACAAGGGGAGTTCCAGAATGACGTGGGGCAGGCCATTGAAATTTATCAAAAATATTGGGAAAAACTTCGCACCAACAATTAG
- the potA gene encoding spermidine/putrescine ABC transporter ATP-binding protein PotA, producing the protein MGSVLSIGGLEKSFSGQPILQNFDLEVKTSEFITLLGPSGCGKTTLLRIIAGFEKPDTGTIFLDGKNLLSLPAEKRKVNTVFQSYALFPHLTVFNNVAFGLKIKKIKGRELEMRVMQALEQVKMIDFSARYPHQLSGGQQQRVAMARAIVNRPRILLLDEPLSALDARLRREMQIELKKLQRELGISFIFVTHDQEEALSMSDRILVMQEGRIAQLGTPRQVYEEPENLYVARFIGDSNFFPGQIHAVSDSDQVEVTIFGRQITAHTQRQFEPGDKVVLLLRPEDLRLYEKRPKDIKTFAGSIVERSYRGSTLDTLVRLDDGLLLTTCEFFDEDDPDFDYNVGQRVYISWVKGWEVVLPDENC; encoded by the coding sequence GTGGGATCGGTTCTTTCTATTGGCGGACTGGAAAAATCTTTTTCCGGCCAGCCGATTCTTCAGAATTTTGACCTCGAAGTAAAAACAAGTGAGTTCATTACGCTTCTTGGCCCTTCGGGATGCGGCAAAACAACACTTTTGCGTATCATTGCCGGTTTTGAGAAACCGGACACCGGCACCATCTTTCTTGACGGAAAAAATTTGCTTTCGCTGCCTGCTGAAAAACGCAAGGTAAACACCGTATTTCAAAGCTATGCACTGTTTCCACACCTCACTGTGTTCAACAATGTTGCCTTTGGCCTGAAAATTAAAAAAATCAAAGGCCGGGAGCTTGAAATGCGGGTGATGCAAGCCCTTGAACAGGTAAAAATGATTGATTTTTCCGCACGGTATCCCCATCAGCTTTCCGGGGGCCAGCAACAACGGGTGGCCATGGCCCGCGCCATTGTCAACCGCCCCAGAATTCTTCTGTTGGATGAGCCGCTTTCAGCTTTGGACGCACGCCTGCGCCGGGAAATGCAGATTGAACTGAAAAAACTGCAGCGAGAGCTTGGCATTTCCTTTATTTTTGTCACCCATGACCAGGAAGAGGCCTTGTCCATGTCAGACAGGATATTGGTGATGCAGGAAGGCAGAATTGCCCAGCTTGGCACCCCCCGCCAGGTATACGAAGAACCTGAAAATCTATATGTTGCTCGATTCATCGGCGATAGTAACTTTTTTCCGGGGCAAATCCACGCGGTTTCTGATTCAGACCAGGTGGAGGTCACCATCTTTGGTCGGCAGATCACGGCTCACACCCAGCGACAATTCGAGCCGGGCGACAAGGTTGTACTACTGCTTCGGCCCGAGGATCTAAGGCTTTATGAAAAACGCCCAAAGGATATAAAAACTTTTGCCGGCAGCATTGTTGAACGCAGTTACCGGGGGTCGACTCTCGATACACTGGTCCGGCTTGATGATGGCCTTTTGTTGACAACTTGTGAATTTTTTGATGAGGACGACCCTGATTTTGATTATAATGTCGGCCAACGGGTATATATTTCCTGGGTTAAAGGTTGGGAGGTTGTTCTGCCTGATGAAAATTGCTGA
- a CDS encoding (Fe-S)-binding protein has translation MTEAVKLNKGKKAAFKKELMDKLPNGVNLNMCLTCGACASGCPATGLRDMDPRKFVRMVSLGMDEELTMHPWVWLCSQCQRCVYVCPMNIDIAAIIFEARNLWPREERPKGIIGSCDMAMRNSCGSAMGISEEDFEWVVGDILDEVHEDQPGWEDLEAPVNKEGAHFFLSQNSREPGTEPEEMVPLWKILHIVGADWTYATRGWGGENYCMFLADDESWEKTARNSIESAKELGCKVYLNTECGHATYAIWKGQQKYNIDKTGLEIAPIVPYYAKWIREGKLKPNSDWNKDLKIKFTCQDPCQQVRKSFGDPLADDLRFVIKTCVGEENFIDMVPNHSNNFCCGGGGGYLQSGYNEERLKYGEIKKDQILVTGADYCVTPCHNCHDQIHKLADHYECKYHTIHLWTLIAFSLGVLGATERTYLGPDLKALNMPEGQELEEEY, from the coding sequence ATGACCGAGGCAGTAAAACTTAATAAAGGAAAAAAGGCAGCGTTTAAAAAAGAATTGATGGACAAACTGCCTAATGGTGTCAACCTCAATATGTGCCTGACATGTGGCGCATGCGCGTCCGGCTGCCCGGCAACCGGTCTTAGAGATATGGATCCGCGTAAGTTTGTCAGGATGGTGTCTTTAGGCATGGACGAGGAACTGACCATGCACCCATGGGTATGGCTGTGTTCCCAGTGCCAGCGGTGTGTCTATGTCTGCCCGATGAACATCGACATCGCGGCAATCATATTTGAGGCCCGGAATTTATGGCCCCGGGAAGAAAGACCCAAAGGCATTATAGGCTCCTGTGACATGGCCATGAGAAATAGCTGTGGCAGCGCCATGGGTATCTCTGAAGAGGACTTTGAATGGGTGGTTGGGGACATTCTTGACGAAGTTCACGAAGACCAACCGGGCTGGGAAGATCTTGAAGCTCCGGTCAATAAAGAAGGTGCTCATTTTTTTCTAAGCCAGAATTCCCGTGAACCAGGCACGGAACCCGAGGAGATGGTTCCGTTATGGAAAATTCTGCATATTGTCGGTGCAGACTGGACCTACGCCACACGGGGCTGGGGTGGAGAAAATTACTGCATGTTCCTTGCGGATGATGAAAGCTGGGAAAAAACCGCAAGAAACTCCATTGAATCTGCCAAGGAGTTGGGTTGTAAGGTGTATTTAAACACCGAATGCGGCCACGCCACCTATGCCATATGGAAGGGCCAGCAAAAATACAATATAGATAAGACCGGTCTTGAAATTGCACCCATTGTTCCATATTATGCCAAATGGATACGGGAAGGCAAATTGAAACCCAATTCCGACTGGAACAAAGACTTAAAAATCAAATTTACGTGCCAGGACCCCTGTCAACAGGTTCGGAAAAGCTTTGGTGACCCCTTGGCCGATGATTTACGCTTTGTTATAAAAACCTGTGTTGGTGAAGAAAATTTCATTGATATGGTTCCGAACCATTCCAACAATTTCTGTTGCGGCGGCGGCGGCGGATACCTTCAATCCGGCTATAACGAAGAACGGTTGAAATACGGTGAAATCAAAAAAGATCAGATCCTGGTCACCGGTGCCGACTACTGCGTTACACCCTGTCACAACTGCCACGATCAAATTCATAAACTTGCCGATCACTATGAATGTAAATATCATACCATTCATTTATGGACACTGATTGCGTTTTCCTTAGGCGTACTTGGTGCAACGGAACGGACATATCTGGGGCCTGACCTGAAAGCACTTAACATGCCGGAAGGCCAAGAATTAGAAGAAGAGTATTAA
- the potC gene encoding spermidine/putrescine ABC transporter permease PotC encodes MNMLRLFYFAGIFFYLYLPISVLIVNAFNLNKYGIKWDGFTFKWFTAMLENHSLMEAARHSLVIAVCAATLATIIGALAAIGLNRYRFFGRKVIQGTSMTLMMAPDIILAIAFLVLFVTIGIGLGFWSLLFSHITFCLPFTIMTITGRLQNFDPNILDAARDLGASEKNILARVILPMMRPALISSWLLAFTLSLDDVIISSFVTGPSYDVLPLKIFSMVKVGVKPEVNALAALLVLLSLALVIVSQLMLKEKKSHEAFI; translated from the coding sequence ATGAACATGTTAAGGCTGTTTTATTTTGCAGGCATATTTTTTTATCTTTACCTGCCTATCAGCGTATTGATTGTCAATGCATTCAATCTGAATAAATACGGCATAAAATGGGACGGATTTACCTTTAAATGGTTTACGGCCATGCTGGAAAACCATTCTCTGATGGAGGCGGCCCGCCATTCCCTGGTCATTGCCGTATGCGCGGCCACCCTGGCCACAATCATTGGCGCCTTGGCCGCCATAGGACTGAACCGGTACCGGTTTTTCGGACGAAAAGTCATCCAGGGCACAAGCATGACCCTGATGATGGCACCGGATATTATTCTGGCCATTGCCTTTCTTGTCCTTTTCGTCACCATAGGTATCGGTTTAGGTTTCTGGTCCCTGCTGTTTTCCCACATCACCTTCTGCCTGCCCTTTACCATCATGACCATCACGGGAAGACTGCAGAATTTTGACCCCAATATTCTTGATGCAGCAAGGGATCTTGGGGCATCGGAAAAAAACATTCTTGCCCGGGTGATTCTGCCCATGATGCGACCGGCACTTATCTCAAGCTGGCTTTTGGCCTTTACGCTATCCCTTGATGATGTCATCATCAGTTCATTTGTTACAGGTCCAAGTTACGATGTCTTGCCGTTGAAAATATTTTCAATGGTTAAAGTGGGAGTCAAACCCGAAGTGAATGCCCTTGCAGCCCTTCTGGTCCTGCTCTCCCTTGCATTGGTTATTGTCAGTCAATTAATGTTGAAGGAGAAAAAATCGCATGAAGCCTTTATTTAA
- a CDS encoding acyl-CoA dehydratase activase, with product MICAGIDIGSRSIELVLVENEKIIETRQTDTGFDPISQAKKVMEGVKFDKIMATGYGRNLFEVAYDDASTVTEIKAHAAGVRLEFPEALAILDIGGQDSKSIRLNDQGRVVKFEMNDRCAAGTGKFLEIMAHNLGFSLDEFGPAALAAQKDLQINSMCTVFAESEVTSLIAKGQDRQEIARGLHLSVVKRAVGMLNRVGAQGPIVFSGGVAQNPCMVQMVSDALAKKILVPEHPQMMGALGAAMIMATK from the coding sequence ATGATTTGCGCAGGCATTGATATCGGTTCCAGAAGCATTGAGCTGGTACTGGTTGAAAACGAAAAGATTATCGAAACCCGCCAGACCGATACCGGGTTTGACCCCATTTCCCAGGCAAAAAAAGTGATGGAAGGGGTAAAATTTGACAAAATCATGGCCACAGGGTATGGACGAAACCTTTTTGAGGTGGCGTATGATGATGCATCAACGGTCACGGAAATAAAAGCCCATGCCGCAGGCGTCCGGCTTGAATTTCCTGAGGCCCTTGCCATTCTGGACATTGGTGGACAGGACAGTAAATCAATCCGGCTCAACGACCAGGGACGGGTGGTGAAATTTGAAATGAATGACCGGTGTGCGGCAGGTACGGGCAAATTTCTTGAAATTATGGCACATAATCTGGGATTTTCCCTGGATGAATTTGGTCCGGCTGCCCTTGCTGCCCAAAAAGATCTTCAAATTAACAGCATGTGCACCGTCTTTGCAGAATCTGAAGTGACATCGCTCATTGCCAAGGGCCAGGACCGGCAGGAGATTGCCCGGGGCCTTCACTTAAGTGTGGTCAAGCGCGCGGTGGGCATGTTGAACCGCGTGGGGGCCCAAGGGCCCATCGTATTTTCCGGCGGTGTGGCACAAAACCCATGTATGGTGCAAATGGTGTCAGATGCCCTTGCAAAAAAGATTCTTGTCCCCGAACATCCCCAGATGATGGGCGCCTTGGGCGCAGCCATGATCATGGCTACAAAATGA